TTCTATTTGGGGGTGTGCCCGTTATCCCGGAGTGGTCGAACGGCCAAAGCCTCTTTCGAATGAAGAATGGGTCGCCAGACTGAAAGATCGTGCCGAATACTGGCAGACCTATCAGGCAACACTCCATCTCAGGGCGGACAGCGCCAAGGGAAAGTACCCCCTTCGCGCCGTCATTCTTGCCAATCTTCCCGGTCAGTTTCGCCTGGAAGCATTCAACCTCTGGGGACAGACTCTCGGGGTACTCATACTAAACAATGATCAATCCACTCTCTGGGTTCCCAATGAAAGAACCATTTATACAGCTCAGAAACCCGGTGTTCTCACAGATCATTTCCTGGGTGTTTCCCTGCCCCTGGATATTTTGGGGTACAGTCTTGCGGCCTGTCTTCCTCCCGCAGAGTTGAAGACTTTCAAAATGGTTGCAGGTAGTTCCAAATGGATCGGCATGTCCAGAGGAATAGAAAACGGCTGGTCTTATCAATGGGAATTTCTATCCCAGCCCATGGCCTTGAAAGCCTTCGAGGCACGAGAAGGGCTTTGGCATTATTCTGTCACCTATGAACCTTCGGTTCCGCTGGATGTGAAAGGAAGTCCTCAGAGAGTCAAGTTCCTTTCGTCTGAATGGCAAATGGACATCACTCTGGATCAGATTCAAGTCACAAGCAATTTACAGAGCGATCTCTTCCTTCCTGTTTTTCCCGGGGAGACGCGCAAAGTGAACCTGGATGCATCCAAATGACAAAATACGAGTCACACGAAAAACGATTTGTTGTCGACGCCATGCTGGGAAAGCTCGCCAAATGGCTTCGCATTCTGGGGTTTGATACAAGATATGAGCGTTTAGACCGACCACAACAGCTGGAACATTACCGCAAGGAAGGCTTCTATATCATTACGCGTAAACAACGTTGGATGCATCAGGATCATGTTTATTTTCTGTCATCAAACGATTCCATGGATCAACTCAAAGAGGTCATTGCCCAAATTCCCATAGCTTTCCAGGAGGTTCGTCTTCTGCACAGGTGTATCGTTTGTAATCATGAATTGGAAAGACTCCCTCGCGACCTCGCTTTTGGTCAGGTTCCGGACTATATCTTTGAAACAAATATATTGTTTTTCCAATGTACAAAGTGTAGCAAGGTATATTGGCCTGGAAGCCACCCGAAGCGCATGATGGAGCGCCTTCAGGAAAGGCTGGGATGGAAAAGTTTCGAGAGATGAAAAAAACAGGAGCAGGAGGATGAGGAGATGAGCAGCATTCTTAAGACCATTTTGGATATAGCGCAAAAAATGAGTTACTTTTTTCTTGAATATTTGCAGATTCTTTTTTCATTTGTCATGAAGTTCTACAAGTTGCAGATGTTGAAATGGAAAAAATGCTCCGGCCATAAGGAACTCGCCAAGGCTCAATCGCTGCTGGGGTCTGCCGTATACTCTCTCCACAAGCAGGGTCAGGAGGATTTGATGGCTCATCCCTCCATCATCGATCAACTGAGGCTCGTGGAAGATGCGGAATCGAAATTGTTGCAGGCCGATGACGAGTTGGAGAACATAGAAAAAGCGCACGAAAGCAAAAAAGAAGCGATCAAGGGAAAATATGCAGCAAAACGGACCGAGGTGGGTAGGGGGGAATCGGAAGGTCAATAACAAAAGCCGAAAATTATATGAGGGGATGCCCTCCCCTCTTTTTCCCTTTTCCAGGATTTCGTTCTCCGCCCTCATCACCTGGTGGCACATTCGGAAGTATCTCCCTGAATTTTCTCCAATGCATGGGGCAAGGCGGGCAAGAGCACTTCCAGGTTTTCGAGGGCGCCTTTGGGACTACCGGGTAGGTTTGCAATGAGTGTTTTACCGCGAATGCCAACCACTGCCCGCGAAATCATGGCATGGGGTGTCTTTTGAAGGCTGGCGGCACGCATGGCTTCCGCCATGCCGGGGATGGTTCTTTCCACCACCGCCAGCGAAGCATCGGGAGTAACATCCCTTGGCGACACGCCCGTCCCACCTGTGGTAATGATCAATGCAACCTTTTTGTCATCCGCGTACGAACGCAGGACTCTGGAAATCTCAGATATTTCGTCTGGAACGATCTCCTGATAGAGCACTTCAAATCCTTCAGCGTTCAACCGTTCCAGAAGTTTGCGGCCTGAAATGTCGTCCCTTTCCCCTCGCGATCCTCGATCACTCACCGTAACAATTGCAGTCGTACGGCAAAACTTTTTCTCACCCATGACATCCTCCCGGCCGATCTCACCATCCCGGTCATTTTTTTTCGTAGCCGATTACTGCGGAGGAGACTCGGGACTCTCCACAAACAGCCCGACGGGCGGAAATGAATACCGCCCACCGAGCCAAACGCAAAAAGGGACAAAATCTATAAGGCAAAAAACTGAAAGGAAATTATTTTTCCTCTTGCTTGGACGCCTCTATGATCTTTTCCTGAAGTTGACCGGGAACTTCTTCATAATGGGAAAACTTCATGGTGAACATACCGCGTCCTGCAGTCATAGAACGAAGGTCCGGAGCGTATTTAAGAACTTCCGCCAGAGGAACATTCGCTTTTACGATCTGTTTCTTGCCTTTGCTCTCCATACCGAGCACTCTACCACGTCTGGAATTCAAATCTCCGATCACGTCGCCCATGCAGTCGTCCGGAACCGTGATTTCCATCAGCATGATGGGTTCGAGAAGAGTGGGTTTTGCCTCCATAACGGCTTTCTTGAAAGCCATCGAACCCGCAATTTTGAAGGCCATTTCTGAAGAATCGACAGGGTGAAAAGACCCATCGACGAGATCCACCTTGAAATCGACCACGGGATATCCCGCCAAAGGCCCTTCAGGCAAAGCCTCGGCGATCCCTTTTTCCACCGCGGGAATATATTGCTTGGGGATAACTCCGCCGACAATCTTGTCATAGAACTGAAAACCTTCGCCTCGAGGCAGCGGTTCCATTTCGATCCAACAGTCACCGTACTGTCCACGTCCGCCGGACTGCTTTTTGTACTTGCCCTGAACCCTGGTTTTGCCTTTGATCGTCTCCTTGTAGGTGACCTTGGGAAGCGTCAGGTTGACTTCCACGCCGAACTTTCTTTTCAACTTGTCAATAGTTGCTTCGATATGAATTTCACCCATTCCGGAGAGGATCATCTCTTTTGTATCTTCTTTTCTCTCCAGTTTCAAAGTGAGGTCTTCTTCCATAAGGCGGGAAAGAGAGGAGAATATCTTTTCTTCATCACCCTTGCTTTTGGGTTCCACGGCCAGAGAGTAAATCGCCGGAGGCAGTTCAACAGGAGGAAACACGATGATATCTTTTTCGGAACACAGGGTGTCTTGTGTCGTAGTTTCTTTCAACTTCGCTACGGCGACGATATCGCCTGGACCAGCAATCTGCAAAGGTTCCTGGTTTTTCCCCTTGAGCCTGAGCAGTTGCCCGAAACGTTCCTTGCAGCCCTTGGTGGAATTATAGACGGTGGAGTCGGGAGCCAACGTCCCAGAAAAGATCCGCATAACGGAAAGGCGGCCGGCGTAGGGATCGCTGATCGTCTTTATGACCAAGGCACTGAAAGGAGCATCAGCAGCGGGCTGCCGGATGACCTCGGCATCGCCTTGAGCATTCATTCCGGACTTTTCTCCCCGATCAAGAGGGGAAGGAAAGCAGTCCACAATCAGATCCATGAGCGGCTGAATGGCAAGGTTTCCGGTACCCGAACCGCAGGTTATGGGAACCAGTTTCTGGGAAACCACGGCTCCGCGCAGTCCGTTCTTGACTTCTTCGGGACTCAGTTCTCCCTCTTCAAGATATTTTTCCAGAAGAGCATCGTTGGATTCAGCGACACGTTCAACGAGTTCTTCCTTATACTGCGCTACCTGATCTGCCAATTCGGAAGGCATATCCTGAATTTCAAATTCTCCGCTTTCGCCCTTGTTGAAGTAATAGGCTTTGCCGGTCAGAATATCTACAATCCCTTTGAAGTTTTCCGCAACCCCGATGGGGACTTGAAGGGGCACACAGGATTTTCCAAAATTGCCTTGAATGTCTTCAACTGTTTTGAAAAAATCCGCCCTTTCCCGATCGATCTTGCTCACGAAGATGATTCTAGGTTGATTCATTTCATTGGCAAATTCCCACACCTTCTCCGTTTGCACGCGCACACCGTCGATGGCGTCGGTCAAAACGAGAACCGCGTCGGCGCCCTGCATGGAAGTTTTCGTCTCGGCAATGAAATTGAAATCGCCCGGCGTATCGATGACTGTAAGCTGATGCTTCTTCCAGGTAAAAGTATTGAAGGCTGTGCTGATGGTGATCTTTCGCTTTATCTCTTCGGGTTCGTAATCCATGATGGATGTGTTTTCATCCACCTTTCCGAGGCGGGTCGTCACTCCAGCATTGAACAGCATAGCCTCGGCCAAAGAGGTTTTACCTGCACCACCATGGGAAATGATAGCGAAAGTTCGAACACTTTTTATTTCATCTTTCATGTCTCTTCCTTTCTCCGATCAATACGGCCTCAAGGGCCGGGCTCATTACCGTTGGCGAAACATTTTCCCGCATAAGCGTTTAAAATCATCAACGAGGGTACCGGAAACCTTACAGATAAATGGATGAAATGAATCCGCTTCGTGGAACGGTTAAGTACCCTCTGTGTTCTTCATCCACATCATTTTCCCTTCCCGCGGATCACTCCCTCAATATTTGGAAATTCCGGGGAAAAACAGAATGAGAAAAATAGGTCAAATTTCAAGCTAAAGTCAAGAGAATTCCTGATCCATCTGCACTGCGCAAGCGCACCCGGTCCTCCATTCAACCAAGAAACCGACTGAAACATGCCAAATATTCGGCGTCCCGGGTGAAACTCACCGATTGCCAAAGCAGTGAGAGTCCATTTTTCATTGCAGATGGCGGGAGTTTTTTCCATTGATTTTTTTCCCTTGTATGTTACTTAGCTGATTTTTCTATAAGAACGTTTTACTATCGCAATTCGGCAAATTCGGTTCAAAGAGAAACGAAGGTTTGCTGGCGATTGGAGAAATAATATTATGTTGTTTGCCATCGATTCAAAGAGGATGCTTGCCGTTTTCATTTGAATGATTAGGAGAGCAGAGTAGAGGAAGCGGTGGACTGCGCATGCGGAAGGAAAACGTTCAGAGCGAGCCATGGAACATTCTGGACATATAATTCATGAATAAGCCAGGTACTTGGGAAGAATACAGCAACAGATTTATCAACCATTTGCGTTTCGAACGCGGATTGAGCGATGAGACAATCCGCGCCTATGCCAGTGACCTGAGACAGTTGCAGGAATATTACTTTTCCAGGACGGGAAATGAGGACTTGACGCTTTCCGATATATCCGCTGATTTTATCAGGGGATTTCTGGCCTCGATGCATAAACGCCTTGAAAAGACCAGTCAAGCCAGGAAGCTTTCCACACTCCGCACTTTTTTCCGCTATCTCGACGATTATGATTTATTTGATGAAAATCCGGCGGATCGGGTAGCCTCACCAAAAACCAAGGCCAAAATTCCATCTTTTTTGGATGTGGACGATGTGTTTCATTTTCTGGATGCTCTTCAAAAGGCTGCCACAGTCGCGGGCTGTTCGTGGAGACGGGTTCGGAACTGGGCTCTTTTCGAATGTCTGTACTCCACGGGAATTCGTGTCGGAGAACTGGTGAATCTCGATGAACCCCACGTCGCCTTCGACGGCGGTATGGTGAAAGTAACGGGAAAAGGATCTAAAGAGCGTGTAGT
This region of Desulforhabdus amnigena genomic DNA includes:
- a CDS encoding Mut7-C RNAse domain-containing protein, which produces MTKYESHEKRFVVDAMLGKLAKWLRILGFDTRYERLDRPQQLEHYRKEGFYIITRKQRWMHQDHVYFLSSNDSMDQLKEVIAQIPIAFQEVRLLHRCIVCNHELERLPRDLAFGQVPDYIFETNILFFQCTKCSKVYWPGSHPKRMMERLQERLGWKSFER
- a CDS encoding MogA/MoaB family molybdenum cofactor biosynthesis protein — its product is MGEKKFCRTTAIVTVSDRGSRGERDDISGRKLLERLNAEGFEVLYQEIVPDEISEISRVLRSYADDKKVALIITTGGTGVSPRDVTPDASLAVVERTIPGMAEAMRAASLQKTPHAMISRAVVGIRGKTLIANLPGSPKGALENLEVLLPALPHALEKIQGDTSECATR
- the fusA gene encoding elongation factor G, giving the protein MKDEIKSVRTFAIISHGGAGKTSLAEAMLFNAGVTTRLGKVDENTSIMDYEPEEIKRKITISTAFNTFTWKKHQLTVIDTPGDFNFIAETKTSMQGADAVLVLTDAIDGVRVQTEKVWEFANEMNQPRIIFVSKIDRERADFFKTVEDIQGNFGKSCVPLQVPIGVAENFKGIVDILTGKAYYFNKGESGEFEIQDMPSELADQVAQYKEELVERVAESNDALLEKYLEEGELSPEEVKNGLRGAVVSQKLVPITCGSGTGNLAIQPLMDLIVDCFPSPLDRGEKSGMNAQGDAEVIRQPAADAPFSALVIKTISDPYAGRLSVMRIFSGTLAPDSTVYNSTKGCKERFGQLLRLKGKNQEPLQIAGPGDIVAVAKLKETTTQDTLCSEKDIIVFPPVELPPAIYSLAVEPKSKGDEEKIFSSLSRLMEEDLTLKLERKEDTKEMILSGMGEIHIEATIDKLKRKFGVEVNLTLPKVTYKETIKGKTRVQGKYKKQSGGRGQYGDCWIEMEPLPRGEGFQFYDKIVGGVIPKQYIPAVEKGIAEALPEGPLAGYPVVDFKVDLVDGSFHPVDSSEMAFKIAGSMAFKKAVMEAKPTLLEPIMLMEITVPDDCMGDVIGDLNSRRGRVLGMESKGKKQIVKANVPLAEVLKYAPDLRSMTAGRGMFTMKFSHYEEVPGQLQEKIIEASKQEEK
- a CDS encoding tyrosine recombinase XerC; translated protein: MNKPGTWEEYSNRFINHLRFERGLSDETIRAYASDLRQLQEYYFSRTGNEDLTLSDISADFIRGFLASMHKRLEKTSQARKLSTLRTFFRYLDDYDLFDENPADRVASPKTKAKIPSFLDVDDVFHFLDALQKAATVAGCSWRRVRNWALFECLYSTGIRVGELVNLDEPHVAFDGGMVKVTGKGSKERVVPIGKKALVSIREYLNALNLQFPEGCAQNPALFKNARGGRLTARSVQRILQMELKKCGLWQHLSPHALRHTFATHLLNAGADLRAIQEMLGHSNLSTTQRYTHVHMNQLMKTYDKAHPRSRKRE